In a single window of the Campylobacter concisus genome:
- a CDS encoding amino acid ABC transporter permease: MDFEFIEKFYPLYVKAGVLTCEIAFLGIIFSILIGIFCMAVKFYKLKFLSKVIDCYVELSRNTPLLIQLFFLYYGLPKLGVSMSGFACAVAGLSFLGGSYMSESFRLGFEAVRKSQIEAGLSIALSKNQLLRYVILPQAFSVAVPSISANIIFLLKETSIVSIVALADLVYVAKDLIGLYYKTDEALFMLVISYLIIILPVSLVLSYVEKRVRNARS; encoded by the coding sequence ATGGATTTTGAGTTTATTGAGAAATTTTATCCGCTTTATGTTAAGGCCGGAGTGCTTACCTGTGAGATCGCCTTTTTAGGGATCATTTTTTCTATTTTGATCGGTATTTTTTGTATGGCTGTAAAATTTTACAAGCTAAAATTTCTATCAAAAGTGATTGACTGCTACGTCGAGCTCTCAAGAAATACGCCACTTCTTATACAGCTTTTCTTTTTATATTATGGCTTGCCAAAGCTTGGAGTGTCAATGAGCGGCTTTGCCTGTGCGGTTGCGGGACTTAGCTTTCTTGGTGGTAGCTATATGAGCGAGAGCTTTAGGCTTGGCTTTGAGGCAGTGAGAAAGTCGCAGATCGAAGCGGGACTTAGCATCGCACTTAGCAAAAATCAGCTCCTAAGATATGTTATCTTGCCTCAAGCATTTAGCGTAGCGGTGCCAAGTATTAGTGCAAATATTATCTTTTTACTAAAAGAGACAAGCATCGTTAGTATCGTAGCTCTTGCTGATCTAGTTTACGTCGCAAAGGATCTTATCGGGCTTTATTACAAGACAGACGAGGCACTTTTTATGCTGGTTATTAGCTATCTCATCATCATTTTGCCAGTCTCGCTGGTGCTTAGCTATGTCGAAAAAAGGGTGAGAAATGCAAGGAGTTAG
- a CDS encoding amino acid ABC transporter permease, whose protein sequence is MQGVSILFDTQNLLRLFEGLVVSTEISFISIFISIIGGLVLGVLMSMKNKFIYFILKICLEIVRIMPQIVWLFLFYFGVSKAFDIHISAFTASFIVFSLWGIFEMMDIVRGAITSIPKHQFESAASLGLSKFQIYFYVIIPLATRRLVPGAVNLLSRMIKTTSIVVLIGVVEVVKVGQQIIERNVFTNPMAPFWIYTLIFFLYFVICYPVSKLSKKLEEKWS, encoded by the coding sequence ATGCAAGGAGTTAGTATTTTATTTGACACGCAAAATTTACTAAGACTCTTTGAAGGTCTAGTCGTTAGCACAGAAATTTCATTTATCTCTATTTTTATCTCTATAATCGGTGGCTTAGTGCTTGGCGTGCTTATGAGCATGAAAAACAAATTTATCTATTTTATTTTAAAAATTTGCCTAGAAATCGTTCGCATAATGCCTCAGATCGTTTGGCTATTTTTATTTTATTTTGGTGTCAGTAAGGCGTTTGATATTCACATTTCAGCATTTACAGCCTCATTCATCGTCTTTAGCTTGTGGGGAATTTTTGAAATGATGGACATCGTGCGTGGCGCAATAACATCAATACCAAAACATCAATTTGAATCAGCCGCCTCACTTGGGCTTAGTAAATTTCAAATTTACTTTTATGTCATCATCCCGCTTGCTACTAGAAGGCTAGTGCCTGGGGCTGTAAATTTACTAAGCCGTATGATAAAAACGACCTCTATAGTCGTGCTAATCGGCGTTGTAGAGGTAGTCAAGGTCGGTCAGCAGATCATCGAGCGAAATGTATTTACAAATCCTATGGCGCCATTTTGGATATACACGCTCATATTCTTTTTATATTTTGTGATCTGCTATCCAGTCTCAAAACTATCAAAAAAACTAGAAGAAAAATGGAGTTAA
- a CDS encoding CBU_0592 family membrane protein → MIDLFQIIGFLGMICIVMGYFLLQIGHLNSRDLAYQIINLAGAVLLIISLFVHFNLGSFLIEVFWIFITIYGIYKIYKERA, encoded by the coding sequence TTGATCGATCTTTTTCAGATCATCGGCTTTTTAGGGATGATTTGTATCGTGATGGGCTACTTTTTACTTCAGATCGGCCACCTAAATAGCCGCGATCTAGCCTATCAGATAATAAATTTAGCAGGTGCGGTGCTACTTATCATCTCGCTTTTTGTGCACTTTAACCTCGGTTCATTTTTGATAGAGGTCTTTTGGATATTCATTACGATTTATGGAATTTATAAAATTTATAAGGAGAGAGCGTGA